CCCCATCCCACCCTGCCTCTCCCTTGCGAGGAGTTGAGGCTCGCCCTGCCCCCCCTTCGAGGGGAGGCGCGGCGGGTGGGTGAAGCCGTCCGCAACCCCGTCCCCCCCTCCCCGGTCCCCCGACTTCCCTTCCGGGGAGCGCGCGGGAAGGGGAGTGCCGGCGCAGGCTGTGGCGGCCATTTCGGAGGCCTGTTGCAAAGGAAGTCAGCATCAGTGATGATCGTCGCCGGAGAGGCCTCCGGGGACATGTACGGCGCGGAACTCGCCACCCGCATCCTCGACGCCGCTCCCGGCACCGCCATCTGCGGGATGGGGGGGGACCGGATGCGCGAGGCCGGCGTGGAGACCCTCGTCGACGCCAACACCATGGCGGTCATGGGGCTCGTGGAGGTGCTGGCGCACTTCCCGGTCATCTACCGCGGCTTCAAGCTCCTGCAGCGCAGGCTCGAGAAGGATCCGCCCCGGCTTCTCGTCCTCATCGACTACCCCGACTTCAACCTGCGCCTCGCGAAGGTGGCGAAAAGGGCGGGGGTGAAGGTCCTCTACTTCGTGAGCCCCCAGGTGTGGGCCTGGAGAAGCGGGCGCGTCAAAGGGATCGGCAAGGTCGTGGACCGGATGGCGGTCCTTTTTCCTTTCGAGGTCCCCTACTACGAGAGGGAATCGATCCCGGTGAGCTTCGTCGGGCACCCGCTGGTGGACATGGTGCACCGCACCCTCTCCCGCGAGGACGCGGTCGCCTCTCTCGGGCTCGAGAGGGGGAAGCCGACGGTGGGGCTTTTCCCCGGCAGCCGCAGGAGCGAGATCGAGATGCTTCTTCCCGCGATCCTCGAGTCGGCGCGTCTCATCAGGGAGAAGATCCCCGAGGTGCAGTTCGTCCTGCCTCTCGCCTCTTCGCTTCGCCCCGAGCACCTGGCGCCGTACCTCGACCCCTTCCCGCTGGAGATAAAGGTCGTCCCCGGGCGCAACCACGACGTCATGTCCGCCTGCGACGCGGTGATCTCTGTTTCCGGAACTGTGACGAT
The DNA window shown above is from Geomonas sp. RF6 and carries:
- the lpxB gene encoding lipid-A-disaccharide synthase, which encodes MLQRKSASVMIVAGEASGDMYGAELATRILDAAPGTAICGMGGDRMREAGVETLVDANTMAVMGLVEVLAHFPVIYRGFKLLQRRLEKDPPRLLVLIDYPDFNLRLAKVAKRAGVKVLYFVSPQVWAWRSGRVKGIGKVVDRMAVLFPFEVPYYERESIPVSFVGHPLVDMVHRTLSREDAVASLGLERGKPTVGLFPGSRRSEIEMLLPAILESARLIREKIPEVQFVLPLASSLRPEHLAPYLDPFPLEIKVVPGRNHDVMSACDAVISVSGTVTMELALIGTPMVIIYKVSPLTYEIGKRVIKVDHIGICNIVAGERVVKELIQHDAEPAAISAEIEKIIKDEAYAEKIRAGLATVREKLGSGGALSRLAELALEMKD